The nucleotide sequence AAGTGTTATCAACGTGGTATTCCAGGTGCTGCCTGCATTCCTGCCTCTTCTCCCACTACTTGCACTCAGCCATCCTCACTGCTTCCTCTCCATTCCCAGCTCTTAGCATTCTCCTTCTCATACCTTTCCATTGAAATTGGTTGACTCAAGAACTGAGGAGATTAGCATGTAGGAGGTTTACTAAGGAGTGCTTCAAGTTCAACAAtgtagaagggaaaggaaggaagcagtACTGGACAGAAGTCAAACTGCATAGGGATCCCAACAGAGGCCTCAGCCATTCCTTCTAAGAGTTTAGAAGATGGGATGAGTCTTCAAATATATCCAAAGTTGGGGTGCAAGAACCAGGCTTATCCCCAGGTCTACCAGTCATTGGAAACCACCCTGGAAAGTCATTGGAAACCACTTGAGCACAGTGGCTCTCTTCAGATGAGGCAGTCTCCAATGAACAGACAGCTGAGAGCTGTCTGCCaagtcattaaaataataatttagcatTTTGGTAGAGATGCTGTGCTTACTAATGGCTGTGATACCCAGTCTAAAGGCAGGGGGAGTAAATTCCATTATGCCTGACCCAATCACGTTCcccttcctcaggaaaggactTTAGGCCAACAccgtcattttacagatggggaaactgaggcccagagagactcTCAGATAGTCAGCTATCTCAATCACAGTCTTATAATAAATAGCTAATATTTGAGCATATAACTTATCCTAGGCTTGTACTAGATGCTTTAGATGCTTTATCCAACTAAACAACCAtgacaatcctatgaggtaggtgcCATTATTACTTTCATTTGATATACGTGGAAATAGGTTTAGAGCAGCCAGATGACTAATTTgtccaagattacacagctaTTAAGTGGTGTATcttggatttgaacccaagtcatTCTGACTCCAGAACCATAACTAGAAACCATTAAGATGAATTACTTTTTCTCTGTGCATTAAACCAGCATACTACACATTGTTTGATACCAGGGAATGCTATGTacgtgtttatatgtgtgtatatgtgtatgtgttattGCTATACATGTTATGTTGTTGTTAACACACATAACAGacttttttatatgaagaaaacttttacatgaaaaattttatatatattttacacatatatatgatgtgatttatttttaagaatgggTACAACACTACCACATAAAgcacaatatttattttctgtttcagggTAAGAAGATAGGCAAATGTGTttctagaaagaaaattattttcatattagcTAGAAATCAGAGAATACCCAAGTAATTTTCAGCTTCCATGTCCATTGCATGCCAGGTTCTCTGGACCTGGTGGCCTTGCTCCTTCCAGAACTCATGTCTCTTCAAACAGAAGCTTTCAGTTCCAACCAAGAAGGGTGTGCATCTGAATGCTTTTCAGCAAACCTGAAGGGCTCTCCTCCTTTCCCCAAACTACCAGGTCTGTAAGGGAGCAGCCTCTCCAGGAAGGTGGTCCCCATTGAGTTTATAAAAGACCTTCCCTGAGACCTGAGAAACCACCAAAGTagatctctcttttctctcctgctCCATTAAAATGAAACctccatgaaaatgaaaaagactgaaatgtaaagaTTTCCCGACGTAGAAATGGTGTTAAATTACAATAGCATAATGTGGTCCAAGAAATTCTAAACTGTGTCAGAAACTGTGGATTAATTTGTTTAACAAACATTCATTGTATTCCTACCAaatgccaggccctgggccagATGCAGGAGGCTGCAGTGTTTTGGGAGTTTGCCATTTAATACAGTACTTCTCAGATATTAGTCTGGATAAGAATCACTTTGGAAAAGTGTTTAAAATGCACGTTCCTAAGCCCCAACCTAGTTTCTGATTCATCAGATGGGACTAGGGCTTAGGAACCTGGAATTTTAGCCAGTCCCCAGATGATTCTGAAGCAGCTGGTCCTCAGTTGTATCTTGAAAAACACTGACCTAGTATGTTTTTAAGTTTTGATCAGCCATTTAATCAAGCCACTTAAACTCAGGATTTCAGGGGGTTAGAAGAGATATATGATTTCTAAATCCTTCAAGAAATCTTAAAAAGACTTCTTTAAAAAAGGCTTTCTATGCAAGAACAGCACACCAATATGACACAATTTCTTTTCAAACAGGAGAAAGACACTGTGTGTCATCATATGGCTTATGTGGCTGAAGGGAAGAAGTTAAAAGGGTATCCTTGGAGCCATTcaagaaggtgtgtgtgtgtgtgtgtgtgtgtgtaaatcatCAACTTGTATAGTTAAGCTTTGTGTACTTTACCCTATGAGAGTTTACCTCATGGATAttataattcaatttataaataatcatttttaaggaTGTGTAAGACCAAAGAGCTTAAGGGGTTTAAAGATGTCATTCTAGAGAGACGTAGAGGGAAAGAGTTGGGACAGTGGCAGgataaaaaaaggaaggagggagaaattcAAACTTCTTGATGAGGGCACCAAGTAAATCCTCAGCAGCTGGTGTAATAGATGGCTAGATATGGACATTAGCAGATGTGGGTGCAAATAGGCTAAAGAATTCAGGTACCATGATCCAGACACTGTGGGcccaaaaagaaggaaaggaggaaggaggggagaaagggaagaaggaaagaggggGCAAAGGGGGacgaaagaaaaaaactgaaagaaagagGCCTCTGGCCCTAGGGGGAGCTTACAATCTTGGGTTCTGAGCAGCCATGTGGCTTTGAGCAAGTTATTTGCTCCAGTCCTGTATGAGTCTTTAAAACGGAGCTGGACCTCCCAAAGCCACCATGAGGAATAGTAGAATGGTGTATGTAAAATGCTATTTGTAAACTATAAAGGGTTGCCAAATGCTACTTATGAATACATTCTGGCTGAAGGTTAGACCAACTGCAAGTGTGGATAGGAGCATGTGTCCCGTTTAGCTCTCCAAGTGACTTCCCACAACTTTCTTGAACCTGACCCCCAAACTCACAGGGCTTTGCTAAGaggttttctccctttttcttttctgctctgaAACAATTTGGCGGTTGCTTTGTGCAGGCCTGAGCATCAGATTCCTTTCAGCTCCCCCCTCCTGCAGCTGTTTCTCCTTCCACCTTTCCCCAGGCAGGCCCAGCTATTGGCATAGAGGGTACCTGCCTCCTCCTCCAAGGCCTGTGAGTCTCCAGTTGGAAGCCAGAAGCCTCTAGGGACCAAGGCAGCTTACTGGAGGCCCttggggaaggagggaaaagaagaTAGTCactaaaattaaatgaattttctataaatgtttttaaattaaaattgcaaTTCTTTTTCTATGCAGAAGAGGCTCTTTAAGAACAATTGCACTCCCTGAGTGGCAGGCAAAGAGCTCAGCAGCTCTTCCCAAAgccagggagggaagggaggtgaGAGCAGAAGTTATGAGGTGACTTGTCCTTCCCTCTTTCAGGGGTAAGAaagcaaaaaggagaaagagcagGAAGCTGGGAGGAGGGATCTGCTTGGTGACTTCCCAGGCTGAGGCCCCTGGGAGAGGAGGCTGAATTTGTTGGGAATCCCAAGCTaggattttgtgttttcttttgttcccaAAAGTTATGccaccttctcccttccttctcacCCCTGGAGGGCCCCAGCCACCAGCCTTGAAGCTGCAGGGAGAGCCACCCACTGCCTTGGCCTTTGGGACCCCTTGAGcaggagaaaaaaaccaaaaaaccaagagagagagagagacctggaaGGAAGAAGTAATGGAGGAGGGAGACAGGGGGAACGAGAGGGGAGCCCACACCACAGGGAGAGAACTCCTTAAAGGAAGCGCAGGCGTTTACGGGACAGGAGCGCGGAAGAAAAGAGTAGAAAAGGAAAAGCAGTTTCAAGCAAGAGAAAGTAAGGAGAGGCGGACAGGGAGGGGAAGAGCCAAGAGAAGCCAAGCTGAGGGATCTGCAgcaactttgagaaataaaagtgAACTGTCTGTGGGCGGCTGCTGTGATCTCAGCAAAAAGCGGAGCTCAAGGCTCAGGGACTCCGCCGCCCACACTGTGCCCCGCCTTATTTTGGATGCCTCCAACTTCAGCTTCAGGCACAGTACACGAGTAGGGGCAGTAAGGCCTGGCTAGGGCCGGTGCTGCACGGGAGCTGCGGGTCCCTGCAACACCCAGGTGTGCAGGCGCTACAAGAAGGAGCCGGGGCCGCAGCATCCGCAGCGCGGACTTCGCCCCGTGCTGCACACGCTTTAGAAGAGCGTGTCCGGAAGTGTCCTCCCCGGCCCTCCTCGCTTCCCAAGATTTGTTTGCAACGTCTACACCCGTCACCACCGCATAAGCACCAGGGTGAGGAGGTCTCTTTGCAGGAATTAATATCGATTTCAGTCTCCTGCTCCTTCAAAGTTTCTCTTTGACGATGGCGAGACTTGTATTCTaagtcagaagaaaataaaaccttgCCTATTCTGGGCCCATGATTgcacaaaatccaaaatgctgccGGCATGAAGATGCAGCTGGAAGACTCTAGAAACCTAGCATTAGGAGGCAGGGACTTTATAGTGCCCAGAGATGAGTTCCTAAATAAACTAAGAATTACGCAGTGGGAAATTAAGGAGGAGGGTCTGAGGGGCCGACCTCAGAGGGACAGATAGAGAAATCGAGAGCGAAACACTCAAGGAAGTGGAACAAATCGTCGTAGCCAGGCGTCTCTGCCTCTCCGGAAACCCGAAATCCGCCCAAACCTCATCCCAGGCGCTCACGGTACCAGTCGCAGGGCCCCGCACTATAGGGGCTGCCACCCTCTGCCCCCGGAGTCCCCACGCCGAGACTCATCATTTGCtggctctttcttccttttcttcttttgtttttttatcctTCAAATATAAGACAAAAATACACCTCATTTATcatcatagatatatatatttcactctcaCCACATAAATACAAAACATCCAAATATCCAAAACATTCAGAACAAAGTTAGTAGCCTGGATTCAGTGACACCTACCCGCGTTTGAATCgttcattattttcttcactatttgcctagaaaaaaaaaagatgaaaaagagggGGAGAGTTTCCGACGtaaataatttacaataaaattactattttaaaaaagtgtttttcgCTTGCTTCAGATGGATGAATACATTCTAGACACTGCGGCACCTCGCAGTCTGGGTCTGTGATTTTGGTTAAAATGTGGGTGGCCGTGGCTGTAGGGACGATCGCCGCAGCGCAGGGTAAGGAAAGAGGGTGTCGCGGTTCGTGTTCTGATTTGGGACCACTGAAACCCTAAGACTGGGGAGGCGAGGGGAGTGTCTTTCCTATCAATCACACAAGACGCTATCTGGACTCCGAGACTACTGCTAGAGGAGGCCCGACCGCCCAGCGGCGTCCCTGCCTCCCCTTCCGCAAAGAACTGCTCAGAAATCCAGACGTTTCCTGCGTGCAGGAAGGGTTTTGTGAATCCGGGTGTTTGGGAGAGGAGGCAATGAGTGCTGACTCGTTTTCCAAACCGAGCAATTGTGCCCGAAGCTACGCGCCTGGGAGGCCGTAGGGTGAAGCGCCGGCTGCGCAGGCTACCGCCGGCAGCCGCTTTGCTCTTTCCTGGAGGAGTGGGAAGCTGTCGGCCACCGCCCCGAACAGGCTCGGAGAAAAGATTCTGAATTTCCTTTGATTAGCGGCGTTaccttttcctttgcttttccccCATTAAATTCCTGTTTAAAGTTACAACACCCAGAACCTTAATTTTGCATTGCCCTGTGGGGCATTCTGTATCCTGAATTTTCTTACACCTTCCAAATTTCATCATTGGAAGTATTTAAAAACTGGTTCCACTTCATCTGGTTTTACGTAGCAATTGCTTTTATTGCTGATTAGATCAAATTTATCAGTGTCGTTGCCTACTACGACGTTTGTTACTGTTTCCTGGGGTCGGGGGTGGTTGTGATTGGAGTTGCCCTAAAGGGGAGAAAAACCGCAGGATTTGAAGCTGTGTTGTGTACCGACTATCCCGAGAGGTCCGCAAAGCGGGGCCCAGGGGCTCCCACAAGCCCTGGTTTCCCTGGCAAGAGGAAGGAACGTCCTCCTTTTTTGGTCTAAAGAAACCTGGAAGCCCCTGGGGTCTGCGCGCAGTTTTCCTCTTTCAAATATTCCTAGGAATAGTCGGCAGCGGCAGCAGCCGCAGCAGCCGCGGATCTAGAGCAAACGTCCTGTGCTTTGGAGTTAGAACCAGTCTTTTCcctcctgggctgggcacggGGTCAGGGCATCAGGTTGACTAACTCGGGCATTTTTCCCAATTCTTTGGATCGCTCCTGGATTCAGAAGGaagttgggggttggggaggaatCTCAGAGGAAAggtagtagaaaaaaaaatagcccgaATGAGATGAAATTGGTAGCAGAGTCTAGTGGGAAAGGAGAGCTGTCAGAGGCCTGGTGGGAGCCAGGAGCTCAGGGCAGGAGCTCTGGGCACCTAATGCGCGTGAGTCCATAAATATCACCACAATAgatactataaatataaatacagggAAACACTTAAAATCAGTCCAGCGCTTTTTTCTCGGCCCCTTCTTTATTGTTGGTCCGGGAGTAAGGCTCGAAGGCCGAGGAGCTCAGATATCGGGCGGAGAGTTCTTGCAAATTCCCAGCTAGCGAACCAGCCATTGTTAACGGGGTGGAGGACAGGCGGCTGGCGACGGAGCCGAGCAGCGAGGGCACCGGCAGGCTGAAGAGGCTGTGGCCCGCGGCCGGGGCGCCTGCGTGCAATCCCCCCGGCCCGGCGGGCCCGGGACCTGGAGCACCGCCCACAGCCGGCGGGTGCGGGGATGCGGCGCCCGCTGGGcccggggcggcggcggcggctgcggcggccGAGCCTGCAGCGGCGCCCGCGCCCAGGGCCGGCAAGCTGGGACCGCGCAGCGCTGAGCCGAGAGCGCCCGTGGCGCAAGGCGGCAGCAGCGCAGGCAGGCCGGGCGGCGACAACAGGCGGCCCTGCTCCAGCAGCCGTAGCACGCTGCACGTGGCCGCGGTCTCCGACACCACCGAGCGTAGCTCCGAGTCCTTGCCCTGGTCCTTCTTCTGCTTGGTGCGCCGGTTCTGGAACCAGACCTTCACCTGCGCGCCGGGGTGCGGGGAGAGTGGGAGAGAGGGGCAGGGAAGACCAGCGTCAAAGGAAGCGAGCTCCCGGGGCGCGCGGCTTCGGGGCTCTCCCCAAGTCCCAGCCCTACCAGCAGCCCCACCCAGCAGCCGGAGGGGTCCGGGCCGGGGCGCTGCTGGGGGAGCTGGCGCCGCCACGAGGGGGACACAGCTGCTCCACCGGGCTGCGCTTCCGGGTCAGGGAAGCAGGCCCAGGCAGGCGCCGCTTACACAGAACAAAGTAATAAAATGCCCACGGCAGGAACTCGAAGGAAGACCGGAAAGGGTTTCACTGGCTTCCGCGCTACCCCGCAGCGGTGTTTGGGGCTCACAGATGTGTGAATCAGTGCAGTCCCAAAGCCGGAATTTCCGGTGGAGGGTGTGAGGCCCTAGGGTGTGgtgaaggaagagggaagaagcaAGAGGGAAGTGGGAAGAGAGGCGGGGAGGGAGTATTGCCCAGCCTTTCTGGACCCAGGCCCCTGGCCCAATGCGCTCGGATTTAGTCCTAGAAGCACTGCTCCTGGTGAAGGCTACAAAGGACCATTTCCTGCTTAAGACGTGACCATTAGCTAGCAGCAAGCAGGGGAAGTGGCTGCAGGAGAATAATATGTGCGGGAGACTTTAGACCGAGATTTCTGCACCTCCTCTCACCAGATAGCTGCATTGAAGGGTCTGGTGATACTCTTAGTTTATCTCTCCACTGGTCTGAGTCATGAACTTGGAATCATGGGAGaaagtcaggaggctgaggtggattgaATATTCCCCACTAACTTCCCCTCTCATTCTTCTGCCCCTCTGCAGGCCTAGCAGTGGCCCAGAAGAGTTTTGCAGCAATAGGCAAAGACTATCCTATCTAGATTTTATAAACTAAGAGGAGTAGTAGCAGAGAGAATAGAAAAAGCTACCACACCAACTCAAACTCAAAAAGAACACCCCTATCTGTTCTGTCAGTCCTCAGCTTTCAGCCCAGATCCCGGACCTAAAATGCTCTCCACCTGCTTCAGGGTTGGGCATGGGGAAAAGGATCAGTCTTCAGAAAGAAGGCTGCCGTAGCTAGGCCAAGCTGGTGACATGCCACTTGGCAAGTTCTTGGGTCCTCTCCTGGGCCCAGAGCCCACATGGCCAGCTCCAAGGGGCATCATATGGATTTAATGTAAAGGGAAAGATCTAAAGCACAATCAGCAGTACTGGCTTCTGGGTCCTAGATCTCCTTCCCATCACACACCTCACACATCATTGGCCCAGAAGACAGGGTCTCCTAGGTGCTCAGGGCTGGGGCCAGCTCAGAATGGGGAAAGCCTTCCTTTAAGGGTCAGGGCAGCCTGATCTGCACAGGCAGATCTCCAGGAGGGCGTACACCTAATTCCTGGGAATCACCCATGGTGCTGGGGCAGGGGTTGTTAGATCTAGCCTCACTCCTGTAGAATGGGCCTGGACGCTGTGTACAGCTGGGTGGGCCCACAAGGGGTGGGGCCTAGAAATCTAGCCAAAATGGGGTACCCCAAACAAGGGCAAAAGTCAGTTCTTTGTAGAGCAGAAGCTCGAAGGAAATGCTCAAAACCGGGGGacaataaaaattccaaaaggACAGGATTTGGGGCCTTCTGGGCCTAGGCCAAGGTGGATAAAACATGGGCCCTGGAGGATTTGGGGATGGCAGGAATGGTGGGGGGAAAGGATGTATTATCTAGGGGAAGGAATCCTTAGGCCTGTCTTACCCATCCTTCCcatctcctccacctcccaagggTAGTTCTGTCCAGAGCAGGTTAGGAGGTGAAGAGCAGGCTAGGTaggggtggtggggaggaagGCTGGTGCAGAACTGTGTGCGGCCTGGTCGCCGGGTACCTGGGTCTCGGAGAGGTTAAGCTGCCGGGCGAGCTCGGTCCTCTCGCGGCCCACCACGTACTGGCAGCGCTGGAACTCCATCTCCAGCCGATAGAGCTGCTCCGCGGTGAAGGACGTGCGCGTCCTCTTAGGCCGGTCCAAGTCCAGGCCCTTGGGCAGGATGATCTCTCGGATGGACCCCTTGGCATCTGGGGAAGGGGAGATGTCAGCCGCCAGAACCCTCCCGTCCCCCTCCACCTCCTTGGCCCGAGCTGGATTTGGGGACACAGTCCCCAGAAGCGTGCAGTTTTGGGGATGGGGGGCGGGGGTGCGGAGCGCGACCACAACCAGGTAGCAAAGACACTGTGTGGAGGGCAAGGGGCCTAACTCCATACCGCTGACCAAAGGAGGGACCACACTTTGTCTTTTTGTAGAGTCCTCCAGACaggggagagaaaaaaatccaatcaattccacatAGGCGGACGTTTCTTCCGGCCTGGGGGGGCCTCGGCTGAGCCTTCCGGGTCCCCTGTAGCCTGAGGGTACCCTTGTCGCCCCGCCCGGGTCCTGCGGGCCCCAGCTCTGGGCTTGCTGACCAGACCGTGATCCAgacgtccccacccccaccctcgaGTCTCCTTCCCTCCGGAGTCCGCGCGGCGGAAGGAGGAGGGATTGAGTCGGGGCCGGCCGGGCCCGGCGATCTGCTGGCTGGGGCGGCGCCGGGCCGGGGCCCGGCCTCGCAGCCTCCGCCGCCGGGGCTAAGTGCACGCCGCGCATCCGAGAGCGGCAGAGCAGAGCACCAAAGCGGCAACCGCGGCTCCGTAACCAAGCCCAGCTGCCTCTCCCGGCGGCAGCGGTCGGGCACCGATCGCGGCCGTGGGGCCCTCGGCCCAGTTCACTAACTGGCAGGGCCGTAGCCCGCGATCGGCAGCTGTTCTCCGGGGCTCGCGTTCCCCCTTGGGTGCGCTCAGCCCTCCAGAGCGCGGGAGTCCCCTGGCCGGCTCCCGGCAGGTCGTCCGGCCCTTGGAGCGCGCACACCTCCTCCCGGAGTTTTCTGCTCCTTTCCCGGGTCGGAGGCCGCAGCCCGATGCCCGGCCGCACCCGCGCAGCCCCTCATCTCCCCCCGCAGCCCGGTCAGCGGGGCCCCTCCGGGCGTGGAGGGCCGAGGCCCCTGGAGAGCGCACCGGAGAGTCCCAGGCGCTTCTCCCCAGCCGGACTCGGGGCGGGGAGGGCCAACAACTTTCTCCCAAGTCCCAGCCGGCACTCCTTCCCACCGGCCTGTGTCGGCGGCAGCGCGCAGCTCCGGCCCCGGAGTCGACCCCAAAGAACGCGCCTGGCAGCCCTGCCCATCCCTACCTCGGACCAGGATCCGGCGGCAGTAATCCGGGTCCGCTGCGGAATTGGATTTACTTTTGTTACAATCCTCAGCAGCGCCCGACGCTGAGAAGGCGCCCTGCGGCTCCTTGAGGAAGGCGGCTGGGAGGTTCCCCTCCGCGCCCTTGCTCTCCCGACTCTCCTTGTGCGCGTTCTTCGAGACCCGGGCAGCCTCGGCGTCCGAGTGGCATCGAACGTCCATTTTGTCTGGTTTCCCGAACATaggcaagaacaacaacaaaaacagaaaggaaaaaaaaaaaagcaaaaaaaaaaaggggggaggagaaggaaaaaaaaaagaggaaaaaggggaCAAAACCCCCGACAACGCGGCCCGTACGCCCGGCCCGGCGACAGGCAAGGGGCAAGAATGAATGTCCCCGCGGGGAGGCTTCGGCGGCCGCGCGCGGGTCAGCGGCGACGGGAGAGTGGCGCGCTCGCCGAGAGGCGGCCAGTCTGGTCCAGGATCCCGGTGGAGCTGCGGCGAGGCCGCCTCGTCAGCACCCGCGTCCTCTGAGCACGTCCAGTGTCCCCAGCCTGGCGATCAGGTAGCGAACAGCGCAACTCCGAAATGCTGCGGCTCCCGCCTGTTTCTGAGACGGCGAGTTGTAGTTGTCCGACACCCGGGGGGACGCACACTCGCTGTTGCAATTGATTACGGGTAATTTCGCAGCCCCCACGTTTCGGTTACCTCATGAATACACTAAATTGTTTGGATAATATATCAGATCGTAATGGATGGTTTCTGTCCTTGTCCCCAATCAAGTAGGGGTTTAGCCAGTGAATAAACGGAAATGATTGGTCTTGCTTTCAGGAAACACACAATCAAAGACCCACACTTCCAGAAAAACTTTTGACAAGATTCATCCTGAATTGTTAGTACCATTAGCAGGCATTATTAACTTTCCTTTTGCCTTTGACCCTCCTGCTCACATACTGGCTAGAGGGGTTTTCTCCACACTCGCCAGATAGAGCTGAATGAGGGTTGGGCGGCgggggggtgtggggggagaaaaaaaaaccctgcacaCCCTGCAGCAGAAGAAAGCAGTTGTCTGGGAGTGGGGGATGGGGGACGGAGGGGGGGGAGAAAGTTTTCCCAAAAAGTATCTCCCTTGCACTCTAAAAAAGCCAAGCTTTTCCCCTAAACAACTCCTTCTTAACACACCTCGACGCAGACAGCCATCTTAAACTGCCACCTCTCTTCATTTAGTTCCAGTTGGATTTTTTCATGCCTGCACCTCCAGCAGCCCTGAGGCAGCCCATTCAAAGGGCAGCTTTGTACTCAGAgtccagcaggagagagagggggagagggagagacggCCGAGAAATCTCAACTGTGAgatctgcttcaaaaaaaaaaaaaaaaaagttttcccctAGCTATTTCATTGTCTCTGCTACAATATCTTTGAGAAAAGCAACAGCCAGTAATCCAATAAGAGCATTGATTAGGCTACAATGATTCAATTCAAGCGCATGGCCTTGTGCAAGGAGCATGCTCCAGCCCTTCTCGTCACCTTGCCGGGGCAGAAGCCCTCTCCACGCCGCTCTCCCCATTCATTCCTTTATGGGAAATGCGGAGCAAAAGGAGTGAAAGATGGCAATTATCTAATTGGACTATTAACAAACAGTCCTCTGAGTGCGGCGGTCTGGCGTGGCTCCTGGGCGGGGGAAGGGCCGTGTTCCCTGCCCTCATTCACAAAGAGTGCAGGGGCCGGGGAGGAAAGGGGTTTTTTaaagggggtgggtggggggagaggagaggtgggAGGTTTGGCTGAGAATTTTTCCACACAATTCCAAGAATGGGGCGGAggcggggggaggggagggggttggggagggggtcGCGGCGAGCGGGTGGGAGGAAGGCCGGGAGGGGGAGGGGTGCGAGTGTGTGTGGCGGGCCCCTAGGGGCTCCAGCTCGCAGCGACGCGCGCACCGTCCGCACCTCCCGCCCCGCCGCCACCTCCCCTGCCTCCGCCGCCACCCCGCGGGACCCCTCTACCGTCCCAAGCCAGGAGGGGGGCCCCTGAGCGGGGTCTTTCGCGCTGTCCACCCAGCCACCCCTCCAGCCACTTAGGGGCACCCAGGTTTGGCCCAGCTCCGGAGGGCATCTCTGGCCCTGCAGGCCGACATCAGGCTTCCACTTTAGTTGACTGGGCGGAGCGGTGGAACTGTCCCGAGCTACTCTCCGCAGGGCGGCGGGTTTCCAGGGTCCCCAGCGGGCTGATCGCCCCTCAGCCCCGCTTCGCTGCGCACGCTGCCCTCGAAGTCCGACGCCGACTGGGCGCCCGGGGAAAGTGCCTTTGATTACCAGCTCTGCTCCGGCGGGTTGGTGAGGCGGGTGGGAGCAGAGACGGGTAAGAGGGGTAAGGGACTTTGCGGCCACCCTGTTCTGAAGATGTAGAGTGGGATTGTGTTAAAATCCGGCGAACTCTCCGGTTACCTCCCGCAACGCTCAAAAGCCCAGACTGGCGCCTTGAGGCACCGAGGGCTTTGCTCCCATGCGGCCAAGCCGTCGGGGGTGCAGCCGCCGGGTCTTGACTCCCACTACCGCGTCGCGGGTGCGGGTCCCTGGGATTCGGGTCCTCCTGATGGGGGTCCCTGCAGCAGATGGGGCATTCACTTCCCTGCAGAGCTCGGCCCGCGGGAGCTCCTGGGCCTCCTTGGGCAGGGAGGGGTGCGTCCGAATTCCCCGGCACACCGGCCCTTCCTTGCCCCCTACCCTGGAGGGGTTGGAGGGGTCGGACCCTCGGACTACGCGAGATCGGGTGCGCAGGAGGATTCTAGGCCTTCCTCAGCCCTTTAGGAGCCCTGCAGGCGGCGGAAGTCCCAAACCGCAGCCTTGGCCCAAATGGGACCCAGATGGCTCTTGGTCCCCGGCCCGGCCGCACCCCTCTGTACGGCCTCCTTCTGTCGGCGAAGGCCGCAGCGGCCTGGGAAACCCATGGGGACACCTGCGGCGCCCGGTCAAAGACCTGgaagaaagctttttaaaaaataaaaatggcccaacccattacattttcttttaggtAGATGGGGGAGCTGGGGGGCGTGGCGGGGGCAGTCAGGGAACAAACAGCTGCCCTTAGAAATGACACGCCCTGTGGGCAATGGCGGCGCTGGGACGTCTGCAGCCGCATTCACTGCCACAGAGAACGGCCAAAGTGTGGCCAAATCCCAAATGCAAATTTTAAGTTTGGCCTCGGAAATTTCTGCCCTCCCTCATCTTGTGGCATATTTTGTTGTAAGGGGGaactatttgtttgtttgtttgttgtttgtctgagacggagtctcactctgtcgccaggctggagtgcaatggcgcgatctacgctcac is from Pan paniscus chromosome 8, NHGRI_mPanPan1-v2.0_pri, whole genome shotgun sequence and encodes:
- the VAX1 gene encoding ventral anterior homeobox 1 isoform X2; amino-acid sequence: MFGKPDKMDVRCHSDAEAARVSKNAHKESRESKGAEGNLPAAFLKEPQGAFSASGAAEDCNKSKSNSAADPDYCRRILVRDAKGSIREIILPKGLDLDRPKRTRTSFTAEQLYRLEMEFQRCQYVVGRERTELARQLNLSETQANSEENNERFKRGIKKQKKKRKKEPANDESRRGDSGGRGWQPL
- the VAX1 gene encoding ventral anterior homeobox 1 isoform X1, which codes for MFGKPDKMDVRCHSDAEAARVSKNAHKESRESKGAEGNLPAAFLKEPQGAFSASGAAEDCNKSKSNSAADPDYCRRILVRDAKGSIREIILPKGLDLDRPKRTRTSFTAEQLYRLEMEFQRCQYVVGRERTELARQLNLSETQVKVWFQNRRTKQKKDQGKDSELRSVVSETAATCSVLRLLEQGRLLSPPGLPALLPPCATGALGSALRGPSLPALGAGAAAGSAAAAAAAAPGPAGAASPHPPAVGGAPGPGPAGPGGLHAGAPAAGHSLFSLPVPSLLGSVASRLSSTPLTMAGSLAGNLQELSARYLSSSAFEPYSRTNNKEGAEKKALD